DNA from Dietzia lutea:
CCGGCCCGCCTCCTCGGCGATCGGCGCCTTGCCCTTGGGCACGCGCGCCTCGAACAGCTCCTGCACACGCGGCAGACCGCCGGTGATGTCGTCACCGACGCCACCCTGGTGGAAGGTACGCATCGTGAGCTGGGTACCGGGCTCACCGATCGACTGCGCGGCGACGATGCCGACGGCCTCGCCGATGTCGACCAGCTGGCCGGTAGCCATCGAGCGGCCGTAGCAGGTCGCGCACACGCCGGTGCCGGTGGTGCAGGTCAGGACCGAGCGGACCTTGACCTTCTCCACGCCGGCGCTGATGAGCGCCTCGATGGTCGGGTCACCCAGGTCGGTGCCCGCCGGCACGATGACCGTGCCGTTCGCGTCGACCGCGTCCTCGGCGAGCGTCCGGGCGAAGGTCGAGGTCTCGACGTGCTCGTCGCGCTCGAGGACGCCCGTGGAGTTGCCGTGGGCGTCCATGATCGGACGGGCGATGGTCGTCTCCACGCCCTTGCTGGTGCCACAGTCGGTCTCCCGAACGATGACGTCCTGGGAGACGTCGACCAGACGACGCGTGAGGTAACCCGAGTCGGCGGTACGCAGGGCGGTGTCGGCCAGACCCTTGCGCGCACCGTGCGTGTTCATGAAGTACTCGAGCACCGTCAGGCCCTCGCGGAACGAGGACTTGATGGGCTGCGGAATGAACTCGCCGTTCGGACGGGTCACCAGGCCCTTCATGCCGGCCAGCGACCGGATCTGGGTCATGTTGCCCGCCGCGCCCGACTTCACGATCGTCGGGATCGGGTTGTCGTCCGGGTAGTTGGCCTCCATGGCCTGGCCGATCTCGTCGGTGGCCTCCTGCCAGAGCTTGACCAGGTCGCTCTTGCGCTCCTCGTCGGTGATCTTGCCGAGGTCGTACTGCGACTCCAGGCGCGCGGCCTTGGTGTCGTACGAGGCGAGGATCTCCTTCTTGGCCGGCGGGACGAGCACGTCGGACATGGCGATGGTGACACCCGAGCGGGTGGCCCAGTAGAAACCGGTGTCCTTGAGCTTGTCCACCGTCTGCGCCACGACGATCATCGGGTAGCGCTCGGCCAGGTCGTTGATGATGACGGCCTGACGCTTCTTCGGCATCTGCTCGTTGACGAACGGGTAGTCCGCCGGGAGCAGCTCGTTGAACATGACGCGGCCGAGCGTGGTCTCGGCCAGCCACTCCTGCCCGGGGGTCCAGCCCTCGGGGAACTGCTCCGCCTCGATCTCGGCGCTGGGGCGCTGCTGCGTCATCCGCACCCGGATCGGGGCGTGGATGTCGAGCACACCCAGGTCGACGGCCATGATGGCCTCGGCGGGGGTCGAGTACACGCCGGTCGCCGGCGCGTCGTCGGTGGCGGGCTCGTAGGCGCCCTCGGCGCCCTCGTCCAGACGGGTCAGGTAGTACAGGCCCGTGACCATGTCCAGACGCGGCATGGCGAGCGGACGACCCGACGCCGGCGACAGGATGTTGTTCGAGGCGAGCATGAGGATGCGCGCCTCGGCCTGCGCCTCCGCGGACAGCGGGAGGTGCACGGCCATCTGGTCGCCGTCGAAGTCGGCGTTGAAGGCCTCACACACGAGCGGGTGCAGCTGGATGGCCTTACCCTCGACGAGCTGCGGCTCGAACGCCTGGATGCCGAGGCGGTGCAGGGTGGGCGCACGGTTGAGCATCACCGGGTGCTCGGCGATGACCTCTTCGAGCACGTCCCACACCTGGTCGCGCTGACGCTCGACCATCCGCTTGGCGGACTTGATGTTCTGCGCGTGGTTGAGGTCCACGAGCCGCTTCATGACGAACGGCTTGAACAGCTCGAGGGCCATGAGCTTGGGCAGACCACACTGGTGCAGCTGGAGCTGCGGGCCGACGACGATGACCGAACGGCCCGAGTAGTCGACACGCTTGCCGAGCAGGTTCTGACGGAACCGGCCCTGCTTCCCCTTGAGCAGGTCCGACAGGGACTTGAGCGGGCGGTTGCCCGGTCCCGTGACGGGCCGGCCGCGGCGGCCGTTGTCGAACAGCGCGTCGACGGACTCCTGCAGCATCCGCTTCTCGTTGTTGACGATGATCTCGGGCGCGCCGAGGTCCATCAGTCGCTTGAGGCGGTTGTTGCGGTTGATCACGCGACGGTAGAGATCGTTGAGGTCCGAGGTGGCGAAGCGGCCACCGTCGAGCTGGACCATCGGCCGCAGCTCCGGCGGGATCACCGGGACGGCCCCGAGCACCATCGCGGCCGGGTGGTTGCCCGACTGCAGGAACGCGGAGACGACCTTGAGCCGCTTGAGGGCGCGGATCTTCTTCTGACCCTTGCCGTTGCGGATGATCTCGCGCAGCGACTCGGCCTCGGCCTCGAGGTCGAAGTTGAGCAGCAGCGCCTGGATCGCCTCGGCACCCATGCCGCCCTCGAAGTACTCGCCGAAGCGGTCCTCGAGCTCGCGGTAGATGCCCTCGTCGACGATGATCTGGTTGACGTCGAGCTTGACGAAGGTGTTCCAGATCTCCTCGAGACGATCCAGCTCACGCTGGGCCGACTCGCGGATCTTCTTCATCTCCTTCTCGCCGCCGTCCTTGACCTTGCGGCGCTGGTCGGCCTTGGCGCCCTCGGCCTCGAGCTCGGCGAGGTCGGCCTCGAGCTTGCGCGCGCGGGCCTCGATGTCGGAGTCGCGCTCGTCCTCGATGATCTTGCGCTCCTCGAGCACCTGCGCCTCGAGGGTGCTGAGCTCGTTGTGACGCAGCTCGGTGTCGACGCCCGTGATGACGTAGGCGGCGAAGTAGATGATCTTGTCGAGGTCCTTGGGCGCGAGGTCCAGGAGGTAACCCAGACGCGACGGGACGCCCTTGAAGTACCAGATGTGGGTGACGGGCGCGGCCAGCTCGATGTGGCCCATGCGCTCACGGCGCACCTTGGCGCGGGTCACCTCGACGCCGCAGCGCTCACAGATGATGCCCTTGAAGCGCACGCGCTTGTACTTGCCGCAGTAGCACTCCCAGTCCCGGGTGGGGCCGAAGATCTTCTCGCAGAACAGGCCCTCCTTCTCCGGCTTGAGGGTGCGGTAGTTGATGGTCTCCGGCTTCTTGACCTCGCCGTAGGACCAGTTACGGATGTCCTCGGCGGTCGCGAGGCTGATGACCAGCTCGTCGAAGTAGTTGACGTCCTGCACGTAGGCGTCCTTTCCCGGGTGGGATGATGGCGGGCCCCTCGCGGGGTGGGGCCGGTGGGGCCCGCCGTGGTGGAACTCGAATCTGTCGGGTGCGGGGCGGGGCGGCGGGTGCCGCCCTCCCGCCTACTGGGCCAGCTCGTCGGCCGCCGAGGACTCGTCGCGCGAGAGGTTGATCCCGAGGTTCGCGGCGGTGCGGTCGAGGTCGTCGTCGTCACCCTCGCCCAGGGAGACCGCCTGGCCGTCGCTGGAGAGCACCTCGACGTTGAGGCACAGCGACTGCAGCTCCTTGAGGAGGACCTTGAAGGACTCGGGGATGCCCGGTTCGGGGATGTTCTCGCCCTTGACGATCGCCTCGTACACCTTCACGCGGCCCACGACGTCGTCGGACTTGATCGTGAGCAGCTCCTGCAGCGTGTACGCCGCGCCGTAGGCCTGCATCGCCCAGCACTCCATCTCACCGAAGCGCTGGCCACCGAACTGGGCCTTACCGCCGAGCGGCTGCTGGGTGATCATCGAGTACGGACCCGTCGAGCGGGCGTGGATCTTGTCGTCCACCAGGTGGTGCAGCTTGAGGATGTACATGTAGCCCACCGAGACCGGGTACGGGAACGGCTCGCCGGAGCGACCGTCGAACAGGGTGGCCTTGCCGTCGCCCTTGACCATGCGCTCGCCGTCACGGTTCGGCAGGGTGCAGTCGAGCAGGCCGGTGATCTCGGTGTCCGCCGCGCCGTCGAAGACGGGCGTGGCCGTGTTGGTGCCTGCCTCGACGCTGTGGATCTCCTCCGGCAGCTTGGCGGCCCACTCCGGCAGGGAGCCGTCCGCCTCACGGGGGACCTCCCAGCCGGCCTTGGCCAGCCAGCCGAGGTGGGTCTCCATGATCTGACCGATGTTCATACGCCGGGGGACGCCGTGCGTGTTGAGGATGATGTCGACCGGCGTGCCGTCGGGCATGAACGGCATGTCCTCGGCGGGGAGGATCTTGCCGATGACGCCCTTGTTGCCGTGGCGGCCGGCGAGCTTGTCGCCGTCCTGGATCTTGCGCTTCTGCGCCACGTACACGCGCACGAGCTCGTTGACGCCGGGGGGCAGATCGTCGTCGTCGTCACGCGAGAACACGCGCACGCCGATGACCTTGCCGGACTCACCGTGGGGCACCTTGAGCGAGGTGTCGCGCACCTCGCGCGCCTTCTCACCGAAGATCGCGCGCAGGAGGCGCTCCTCCGGGGTCAGCTCGGTCTCGCCCTTCGGGGTGACCTTGCCGACGAGGACGTCACCGTCGCGGACCTCGGCGCCGATGCGCACGATGCCGCGGTCGTCGAGGTCGGCGAGGACCTCGTCGGAGACGTTGGGGATGTCGCGGGTGATCTCCTCGGCGCCCAGCTTGGTGTCGCGGGCGTCGATCTCGTGCTCCTCGATGTGGATGGACGTGAGCACGTCCTCCTCCACCAGGCGCTGCGAGAGGATGATCGCGTCCTCGTAGTTGTGGCCCTCCCACGGCATGATCGCCACGAGCAGGTTCTTGCCGAGCGCCATCTCGCCGTTCTCGGTGCAGGGACCGTCCGCGAGGACCTGGCCGGCCTCCACGCGGTCGCCCTCGTCGACGATCGGCTTCTGGTTGGAGCAGGTGCCCTGGTTGGAGCGCGCGAACTTGGACAGCCGGTAGGTCTGGCGACCGCCGTCATCGTCCATGACGGTGATGAAGTCGGCCGAGACCTCCTCCACGATGCCCGGGTTGGTGTTGACGACGACGTCGCCGGCGTCGACGGCCGCACGCAGCTCCATGCCGGTGCCGACGAGCGGCGCCTCGGAACGCACGAGCGGGACGGACTGACGCTGCATGTTCGCACCCATGAGGGCACGGTTGGCGTCGTCGTGCTCGAGGAACGGGATCATCGCGGTGGCGACGGAGACCATCTGCCGGGGCGAGACGTCCATGTAGTCGACGTCGTTGGCCTCGACGACCTCGACGTCGCCGTGCTTCTTGCGGACGAGGATGCGGTCGTCGACGAAGCGGCCCTCGGCGTCGATCTCCGAGTTGGCCTGCGCCACGACGTAGCGGTCCTCCTCGTCAGCCGTCAGGTAGTCCACCTGATCGGTGACGACACCGTCGATGACACGGCGGTACGGGGTCTCGATGAACCCGAACGGGTTGACGCGGGCGTACACCGAGAGCGAACCGATGAGACCGATGTTGGGACCCTCGGGGGTCTCGATCGGGCACATGCGGCCGTAGTGCGAGGCGTGGACGTCGCGCACCTCGAGGCCGGCGCGCTCACGAGAGAGGCCGCCGGGCCCGAGCGCCGAGAGACGACGCTTGTGCGTCAGGCCCGACAGCGGGTTGTTCTGGTCCATGAACTGCGACATCTGGGAGGTTCCGAAGAACTCCTTGAGCGCCGCGGTGATGGGCCGGATGTTGATCAGCGACTGCGGGGTGATCGCCTCGGAGTCCTGCGTGGTCATGCGCTCGCGGACGACGCGCTCCATGCGGGACAGTCCGACGCGGACCTGGTTCTGGATGAGCTCGCCGACGGTGCGCAGGCGACGGTTGCCGAAGTGGTCGATGTCGTCGACCTCGACCGGCACCTCGCGGCCACCGGCGACCTGCATGCTCGCCTCCCCCGCGTGGAGACGCACGAGGTACTCGATGGTCGCGGCGATGTCCTCACGCGTGAGCGTGGTGGTGGCGTCACCCTCGGGATCCGGCAGGCCGAGCTTGCGGTTGACCTTGTAGCGACCGACGCGCGCGAGGTCGTAGCGCTTCTCCTTGAAGAAGAGGTTCTCCAGGAGGGCCTCGGCGGACTCGCGGGTCGGCGGCTCGCCCGGACGCAGCTTGCGGTAGATCTCCAGCAGGGCCTGGTCGGTGTCCTCGACCGTGTCCTTCTCGAGCGTGGACATCATGATCTCGGAGAAGCCGTAGCGATCCTTGATCTCGGTGGTGGTCCAGCCGAGGGCCTTGAGCAGCACGGTGACCGACTGGCGACGCTTGCGGTCGATGCGCACGCCGACGGTGTCGCGCTTGTCGACGTCGAACTCGAGCCACGCGCCGCGCGACGGGATGACCTTGACGGAGTGGACGTCCCTCTCCGTGGACTTGTCGCGTGAACGGTCGAAGTACACGCCCGGCGACCGGACGAGCTGGGACACGACGACCCGCTCGGTGCCGTTGATGATGAACGTGCCCTTGTCGGTCATCATGGGGAAATCGCCCATGAAGACGGTCTGGGACTTGATCTCACCGGTCTCGGTGTTCTCGAACTCCGCGGTGACGAACAGGGGCGCCTCGTAGGTGCGGTCCTTCTCGCGGCAGTCCTCGAGGGACGCCTTCACCTCTTCGAAATACGGCTCCGAGAACGAGAGGGACATGGAGCCGGAGAAGTCCTCGATCGGGGAGATCTCCTTGAGGATGGACTCCAGGCCTCCCTCGAGGTTCGTGGTACCGCGCGAGGCGGCCCTCTGCTGCCACTCCTCCGAACCGATGAACCACTCGAACGACTCCGTCTGGAGGTCGAGCAGCCCCGGGACCGGCAGCGGCTCGGAGAGCTTCGCGAACGAGACTCTCCGGGGCGCACCGGGAACGGTGGAGACTGACGTGGTCTGGCGGGAGACTGCCAAGATGGGTCCTTCCAGCACCTCACGTGATCACCACGGGCGGTGACCACAGATGTATCTGCGAGCGGTCCGCCGACGGTTATCCCCCCGGGTCCGCTGCCGTGTCGAAGGCTCGGAAATCGCCCGGTGGAACCGGGGACGAGCCGTCACGGACGGACGAGTGGGCAAATAGCAGCCAGCGCAACGACCTAATCTAGCGGAAGGCGGCGACGAAGTCCAGCCTTCGACGGGGAAACCCCCGGAGGCTGCTCATATACCCGGCGCGTCGTCCGTCTCTGCGCTGGTTGCCCTCGTGGCTCTCGCCTCATCGGCCCCCGGTCGGGACGTCGCGCCCGGGCGGTGCGGATCACGCCCGACGCTCCTAAAGGGTGACGCGTGAAAGCCCGTTCGTCAAGGATCCGCCTCGGTCGGGTTCCGGATCGGTGCTCGCACAGGCTCCGTCAGGAGGGCAGGTCGGGGATCCTGGAGAGCTTCCACACGCCGTCGACCCTGTCGAGACCGACGAGGTACGTGCCGCTGGTGCTGCTCGCGGCCGCCCCGTCGCGGCTCATGGACACGTCCTGGACCAGGAGGACCTCGGCCTTGTCGCCCTGCAGGTAGGACAGGCCCGCCTCACGGACGAGCGCGTCGACGGTGGTCGCGGTCTGCTCGTAGCTGTCCCGTAGCGCGGGCCAGTTCTGCTCGAGCTCCTCCACGAGCTCCGGGGTGAGGAACTCCCCGAGCGAGGCGTGGTACTCGTCGAGTGTCTCGTGGTCGATCGCCACGAGCCGTTGCACGTTGGTCGTCGCGGCGGCGAGGACCTCGTCGGTGGCCTGCTGGTCCACGAAGGCGCGGTTCTCGACCGAGACGCCGGGTTCGGTCGCCAGGAACGCCCCCGCGGCGCCGGCGACCAGGCCGACCGCCACGGCGGCGGACGCGAGGACGACCCCTGTAGGACGACGACGACGAGGCGTGCGCTCCCCCGCGTCCCCGCCCGTCGCCGCGTCCTGCGTCTCGTCCGTGGCCGGGTCCGCCGGACCGACGGTGGACTCGGCCCGTGTCGGCCCGGAGTGCCCGGCGAGGCGCCGCCGGACCTGCGGGGTGACCTGCTTCTGGGTTCTCTTGATGGGTGGCATCAGTTCTTCCCGCCCTTCGTCATCGGCCGGCGGTGGTCGTCGGCGCCGGGGTGGTCTCCCCCGCCTCCGGCGCGTCGTCGGTCTCCCCCGCCGCGCCCGCGTTCCCGCCGGTCTCCTGCTCGCCGTTCCCCTGCTCGTCGGTGCCCTGCTCTCCGGCGCCCTCCTCGGGCACCGCCAGGTCCTGCACCGACTGGCTGGACTGACCGACGGGGACGGTCACGCCGACCTGGTTGACCGCGTCGGCCTTCCACTGCCCGTCCACGCGGGTGAGGTCGACCCGCATGGCCTGGCGGCCCGTGATGTCGTCCTGGCCCTCGCGCTCGGAGTGGGCGGTGAACACGACCAGCACGGCGGCGTCGCCGGCGTCCCGGTCGAGGATCTCGACCGCGGTGTGGGAGACGGTGGCCGTGGTGACCGCCTTCTGCTCCACCACGCGCGTGCGCACGTCCTGCGCCCACTGCTCCTGCTCGGCGAGGAAATCCCCCGTCGAGGCGGCGGCGAGCTGCTTGAGCGACTCGTCCACGTCGCGGTGGTCGAAGCTGAACGCGTTGATGATCACCTGCGCGGCCGTCTCGGCGACCTCCTCGCGCTCCTGCGCCACCTGGTGCGCGGATCGCGCCTGGAGATATCGCGTCCCCCCGACACCGAGGACCGTGAGCCCGGCCACCAACACGATGACGGCCACGACGGCCATCCAGACGGGGACGCCGGCCCGCGTGCGGTCGGCCGCGGCGGGCGTGGTGTCCTCGTTCGTCTCCTGCGAACTCATGGCGGCGACGGTACCGGACGGGCGTCCTGACGGGTGATCGCCCAGACGCCGCGTCACCGTGGGATCAGCCCCTGGAGGACCGCGAGCTGCTCGGCCGCCACGGACAGGTTGAGGCGGTCCGGGTCGATCTTCGGCGTGCTATCCCAGGGCTGCGGGACGTCGGGGTGCGCGTATTCCACCCGGTCGGCGCCGCGGACGGCCGTGGGGCTGCCGAACGGCACCGTACAGCGCGCCTCGTAGTTGGGTGGGAAGTTCTGCTCCTGCGGGTCGAAGGACGGGTCCTGCGCCTTGAGCTGGTCGATGATCTCGTAGGTCCCTTCGTAGCCCTGCGTACAGGGTGTGGGGTTGTCCATCTCCAGCACCAGGCCGAAGTGGATCGTCCCGTCGCCCGGTGCCACGGACAGACCACCCGCGGACAGCGCGGGCAGCAGCTGCAGCAGCACCACGAACGACGGCGCCAGGGGGTCGACGGTCTTCATGGTGGTGGACAGGTTGCCCACCGCCCGGGTCAGCGGCTCACCCGAGTTGTCGATCAGTGCACGGGTCTCGTCGGCGAACTCGGGGGCGCTGGTGATGAGCCGCTCGAGGTCCGAATCGGAGTCCCGCAGCGCCTCGGTCACGGTCCGCAGGTCCCGCGAGAAGCTGACGATCTCCCCGGACTGGTCGGCCTGGGTGTCGAGCACCGTCGCCCCGTCCCGGATGAGCGCCTGCAGCTGCGGCATGGTCCGGATCCCCTCCTCGGAGAGGCGGATGAGCGAGTCCGACAGCCGCTGGAGCTGTGGCCCACGGCCCTCGAAGGCGTCGCCGAGTTCATCGACCATCACCTCGAGGTCGTCCAGCGGGACCGAGCGGGACAGGTCGTCGACCGAGGCCAACAGATCCTCGACGCGCACGGGCAGCGCCTCGCTCCCGGCCGAGATGACGTCGCCGTCCTGCAGGTGCGGCTCGGTGTAGCTGTTGGGCCTCAGGTCCACGAACTGCTCGCCGATCGCCGAGCGGTTGGCGACCACGGCCACCGTGTCGGCGGGGATCCCCGGGGCGCTGGAGTCGAGGTCGAGTTCCACGCGCACCCCGTCGTCGGTCAGCGTCAGCTCCCCCACGCGCCCGACGGCGGTCCCGCGGTAGTTGACGGCCGCATTGGTGAACACGCCGCCGGTGTCCGGCAGGTCGAGGTAGACCTTGTACTGCCCGATCCCCAGCAGGGACGGCAGTCGGACGTAGTTGGCGCCGACGTAGGCGATGCCCACCGCTGCGATCACGCAGAAGGCGATGAGCTGGGTTCTCAGTGTCTTGCTCATCGGAATCCGGGCTCCCCTGGTTCGGGCAGATAGTTCTCGGAGAACTCCGAGGTCCCCGGCGCGGGCCTGGGCTCGACGGCCCGCTCCATGACGGGCGGGACCGGCAACAGCGGCAGCACGATAGTGGTCCTCCGGTCCGGGCCGTTGTCGCCCTCCCACGGGTTGCCGGGGTCGACGTTGTAGGGCCCGCGGGTGGTGGTCGGACGCAGCGGAACCGGGTCGCCCTGGTTCGCCCCGAGGTTGCGGAGTGTCTCGGAGATCGTCGCGTCGATCGACAGGAACACGTTGGCCGAGCCACCGATGGTCGAGCGGATCGACGAGTCGGGGAACGGGAACGTGGGCACGAAGCCGGTGAGCTCGATGAGGTCCGGCGTGGACTCGCCGAGGTACTGCAGCACGGGCCGGAGGGCGCGCAGGTCGGCGATGAGGTCCTCACGGCTGGTGAGCAGGATGTCGGATCCCACCTGGCCCAGGGCGTCGATGCGGCGCAGCATCTCCACCAGCTGCGGCCGCTGCTCCTCGAGGACCGCGACGCCGGCGGGGAGCTCGTCGAGTGCGGCCTGGATCTGTTCACGCTGGTCGTTGGCCCGGGCGGTCATGAGGTTGACGCCCTCGAGCGCGGCGGTGATGCTGTCGCGCTGCCGGTTGAGCCCGGCGACGAGCTCGTCGGCGGATCGGAGCGTCTCGGTGAGACCGTCCTCGCGACCGTCGGTGGCCTTGCGCAGTTCGGCGACGATCGGCTGCAGCTGGTCGACACCACCGCCGTTGAGCAGCAGGGACAGGGCGCCGAGGACCTGCTCGATGTCGGTGGCGGTCCGGGTGTTGGACGTGGAGATGACGTCCCCGTCCGCGAGCTGACCGTTGGGCGGCTCGTCCTCCGGCGGGGTGAGCTGGACGAACTTCTCGCCCAGGAGATTTGTCTGCTGGATGGACGCCTCGGCGTTGGCGGGCAGCTCCAGATCGTCACGCAGGACGATGTCGACCTGCGCGGTCCAGCCGTCCTCGGCCAGCGAGATCCCGGTGACGCGCCCGGCGTCGAGTCCGTTGACCTTGACGGTGGACTGCAGCACCAGATCGAGCACGTCGTCGAACCTGATGGAGACCTCCATGGGATCGTCGCCGACGTCGGCGCCTCCGGGCAGCGTGTAGTCCTCGAGGTTCATCGAACAGCCGGCGGCCACGGCCGCGACGAGGGCGGCCGCGCCCAGCGCGCGGCCCGCGCGGGCCGCCGAGGTGAGGTGTCGTCTCATCACCGTCCCCCTTCCGAGGCGGGCGTCATGGGCCACCCGCGGTTGCCCTCGACCGTCCCCGGCACCGGGATGGACTGCTTCATCTCGCCGGCGAGGATGCCGAGCGGCAGGTCGGGGTTGGACGTGCGCAGTTCCTGGTTGCGCTGGGGTGCGAGCGCCTCACAGGCCTGGATGTCGGCGCGACGGAGGTTGTCCAGCTCCTGGAACAGTTCGTTGCCGGGGTTGAGCCGGCCCAGCTTCATGATCTGGCACAGGATTCCGGCCGGGTTCTGCTTCTCGGGGATGTTCGGGCGCATCGACAGGGTGCCGGACTCCGCGTCGTAGGCGTTGATGAGGTTGGCCAACGCGAGGGGCGCGGTCTTGAGGATCTCCTCTAGGTCGTCACGCTGGTCGGCGGTGATCTGGCTGATCGTCACCAGGCGGTCGGCGTTGCTGCGGATCACGTCCTGGTTGTCCCGCACGAGCCGCGCGACGTCGGCCAACGCGTAGCTCAGTTCGCCCAGCGCACCCTGGAGGTCCTCGCGCTGCCCGGCAACCGTCTGGTTGAAGGAGGCCATCTGGGAGTTGAACTCGCGCACCTGCGCGTCGTTCTCCGCCAGCATGGTGACGAAGGACTGGAGGTTGACCACGGTCTCGCTGATGTCCTGGCTCGAGTCGGCCAGCGTCGTCGCGGCGCTGGACAGCTCGTCGATCGAGCGCCCCAGGGCGGCGCCGTTGTCGGCGAGGGTGTCGGCGGAGGTGGCGACGAACCGGTCGAGCGCGCCGTCGCGGTTCGCACCGTCGGGGCCGAGGGCCTCGGTGAGGTCCTTGACCGACGCGTACAGCTTGTCGACCTCGACGGGCGTCGCCGTCCGTTCGATCGGGATGTGCGCGCCCGACTCCATTGTCGGGCCGCCCGAGTACGCCGGCACGATCTGGATGTTGCGGTCCGGGATCACCGAGGGGGTGACCTGGACGGCCTTGGCGTCGGCGGGGATGTCGATGCCGCGGCGCACGTGGAGGCGCACCTCGACGGTGTCTCCCATGGGGGTGACCTCCTCGACCGATCCGACCGTCACGCCGAGGATCCGGACGTCGGTGCCCTCGGAGACGCCGACCGCGGACGGGAACGTCGCGGTGACGGTGGTGCGCCCGAGGCGGGTCACCGCGAGGTAGGTGACGGCGACGACAGCGACGACGACGACGAGGAGCAGCGCCACCAGCCAGTACGGCAGCTTCTTGTGCATCACTTGATCCCACTCTGTCGGGCCGGCGTCCGGGCGCCCGGGTAGAAGGGCGGCTCCGGCGCTCCCGGCGGGATGAGGTTGGTGACCACGGAGTCGAACCACCGACCGGTGCCCAGCATGTTGGCGTACAGCCGGTAGAAGGGAGCCAGGTTGTGGATGGACTTCTTGAGGTCCTCCTCGTGGTCGGTGAGGATCTCCAGTGCGGAGTCGAGGCTGTCGAGGGTCGGGCCGAACTTCGCCTCGTTGTCCGCCACGAACAGCCGCAGCTCGGTCGACAGGCCCCGGGTCGACGCCAGGACCAGCTTGAGGGTCTCCGCGCGCTCGTTGAGCTCGCCGAGCAGCTGACCGGTGCCGATGATGAGCCGGCGGAAGTCGTCGTTGCGCTCGGCGAGGATCTGCGAGCTCGTCCGGGTCGCCTCGAGCAGCTGGCGCAGTTCGGCGTCCCGGCTCGAGATGGTCTGGGACAGCCGCGCGACGCCGTCGACCGCGCCGCGGAACTCCTCGGGCGAGGCCTGCATCGCGTCGGTGAGGGTGTCCAGACTCTCCGCCAGCTTCACGTCGTCGATCTCGTCGAGCGTCTCGGCCGCGGAGGAGAACGCCGTGACGACGTCGTACGGGGCCACCGTCCGCTCGAGCGGGATCGGTTCGGACCGGTCCAGCTCGCCCGTCCCCGCGGGGTCGAGCGCGAGGAACTTCTGCCCCAGGACGGTCTTGACCTGGATGCTCGCCCGGGTGTCGTCGCCGAGCCACGCGTCCTTGGCCCGGAAGCCCACGAGCACCTTGTCGCCCTCGAGCTCGACGTCGGTGACCACGCCCACCTTGATGCCGGCGACGCGGACCTCGTTGCCGCCGGTGAGACCCGCCGCCTCGGAGAAGTAGGCCTCGTACTTGGGGCCCGCCCCGACGATGGGTAGGGCGTCCAGCCGGAAGGAGCCGAGCGTGAGCACGAGGATCGTGATCACGCCGATCGCCCCGATGGTGGCGTTACCGAACCGGGGCTCGCCCGGCTTGCGCCTGCTCACGGGATCCCTCCTTCATGGCATCGCGGTGCGACGTTGGTGTAGAGGACGTGGTTGAGCGTGGGTCCTCCGCTGGGTAGCAGGTTGGGCACGTTGTTGCCCGGGCCGTGCACGATGTCGGCGCCACACAGATAGAACTGGAACCAGGAACCGAACGAACCCATCCGGATGAGATTGTCGGTCTTGAGCGGCATGTTCGTCAGGACCTCGCTGAGCTTCTCCTCGTTGTCGGAGAGATTGTCGGTGACCAGCTTGAGATGGTCGAGCGACTCGGTGACGGCCGGCCGCGTCGCGGTGACGACGTTCTCGGCCGAGGAGGTGAGATCCGCCATCGACTCGAGCGAACCGCCGATGGCGTCCCGCTCGGCGGCCAGTCCCTCGACGAGCTGCCTGGTGGTCACCACGAGCTGCTGGAACTGCACGTCGCGCTCGTTGATCGTCTCGAGGACCCTGGTGAGGTTGTCGATGACCTCCCCGATCACCTGATCG
Protein-coding regions in this window:
- a CDS encoding DNA-directed RNA polymerase subunit beta, whose product is MLEGPILAVSRQTTSVSTVPGAPRRVSFAKLSEPLPVPGLLDLQTESFEWFIGSEEWQQRAASRGTTNLEGGLESILKEISPIEDFSGSMSLSFSEPYFEEVKASLEDCREKDRTYEAPLFVTAEFENTETGEIKSQTVFMGDFPMMTDKGTFIINGTERVVVSQLVRSPGVYFDRSRDKSTERDVHSVKVIPSRGAWLEFDVDKRDTVGVRIDRKRRQSVTVLLKALGWTTTEIKDRYGFSEIMMSTLEKDTVEDTDQALLEIYRKLRPGEPPTRESAEALLENLFFKEKRYDLARVGRYKVNRKLGLPDPEGDATTTLTREDIAATIEYLVRLHAGEASMQVAGGREVPVEVDDIDHFGNRRLRTVGELIQNQVRVGLSRMERVVRERMTTQDSEAITPQSLINIRPITAALKEFFGTSQMSQFMDQNNPLSGLTHKRRLSALGPGGLSRERAGLEVRDVHASHYGRMCPIETPEGPNIGLIGSLSVYARVNPFGFIETPYRRVIDGVVTDQVDYLTADEEDRYVVAQANSEIDAEGRFVDDRILVRKKHGDVEVVEANDVDYMDVSPRQMVSVATAMIPFLEHDDANRALMGANMQRQSVPLVRSEAPLVGTGMELRAAVDAGDVVVNTNPGIVEEVSADFITVMDDDGGRQTYRLSKFARSNQGTCSNQKPIVDEGDRVEAGQVLADGPCTENGEMALGKNLLVAIMPWEGHNYEDAIILSQRLVEEDVLTSIHIEEHEIDARDTKLGAEEITRDIPNVSDEVLADLDDRGIVRIGAEVRDGDVLVGKVTPKGETELTPEERLLRAIFGEKAREVRDTSLKVPHGESGKVIGVRVFSRDDDDDLPPGVNELVRVYVAQKRKIQDGDKLAGRHGNKGVIGKILPAEDMPFMPDGTPVDIILNTHGVPRRMNIGQIMETHLGWLAKAGWEVPREADGSLPEWAAKLPEEIHSVEAGTNTATPVFDGAADTEITGLLDCTLPNRDGERMVKGDGKATLFDGRSGEPFPYPVSVGYMYILKLHHLVDDKIHARSTGPYSMITQQPLGGKAQFGGQRFGEMECWAMQAYGAAYTLQELLTIKSDDVVGRVKVYEAIVKGENIPEPGIPESFKVLLKELQSLCLNVEVLSSDGQAVSLGEGDDDDLDRTAANLGINLSRDESSAADELAQ
- a CDS encoding MCE family protein, with protein sequence MSKTLRTQLIAFCVIAAVGIAYVGANYVRLPSLLGIGQYKVYLDLPDTGGVFTNAAVNYRGTAVGRVGELTLTDDGVRVELDLDSSAPGIPADTVAVVANRSAIGEQFVDLRPNSYTEPHLQDGDVISAGSEALPVRVEDLLASVDDLSRSVPLDDLEVMVDELGDAFEGRGPQLQRLSDSLIRLSEEGIRTMPQLQALIRDGATVLDTQADQSGEIVSFSRDLRTVTEALRDSDSDLERLITSAPEFADETRALIDNSGEPLTRAVGNLSTTMKTVDPLAPSFVVLLQLLPALSAGGLSVAPGDGTIHFGLVLEMDNPTPCTQGYEGTYEIIDQLKAQDPSFDPQEQNFPPNYEARCTVPFGSPTAVRGADRVEYAHPDVPQPWDSTPKIDPDRLNLSVAAEQLAVLQGLIPR
- a CDS encoding MCE family protein, with the translated sequence MRRHLTSAARAGRALGAAALVAAVAAGCSMNLEDYTLPGGADVGDDPMEVSIRFDDVLDLVLQSTVKVNGLDAGRVTGISLAEDGWTAQVDIVLRDDLELPANAEASIQQTNLLGEKFVQLTPPEDEPPNGQLADGDVISTSNTRTATDIEQVLGALSLLLNGGGVDQLQPIVAELRKATDGREDGLTETLRSADELVAGLNRQRDSITAALEGVNLMTARANDQREQIQAALDELPAGVAVLEEQRPQLVEMLRRIDALGQVGSDILLTSREDLIADLRALRPVLQYLGESTPDLIELTGFVPTFPFPDSSIRSTIGGSANVFLSIDATISETLRNLGANQGDPVPLRPTTTRGPYNVDPGNPWEGDNGPDRRTTIVLPLLPVPPVMERAVEPRPAPGTSEFSENYLPEPGEPGFR